In the genome of Mycobacteriales bacterium, the window TGCCCTCGCTGCCCCGGGCGGTGCCGCGCCTCACCCTCGACGTGCGCCAGCTGTGGCAGCACCTCGGACGGCCGCTGCTGCCCAAGCAGGAGGGCGGGCTGCACGACGCGCTGGCCGACGCCCGCCACGTGAAGGTGAAGTTCGACGCGCTCGCCGAGCGGGCATACCTGCTCGGCCTGGAGCTGTAGCTACCGCGTGAGGTGCGCGTCCGCGGCGGCCTGGTCGTAGGCAAGGGTCTGCGTCGCGCGGGCCTTGCCGTCCGGGGTCATCTCCTGCACCAGCACGAAGCGGTTGGTCTGCGTCTGACCGGCGATCGTCGAGGTCGAGTCGTAGATCGCGCACGCGTGGGCGTCGTCGGCGAGCACCGACACGACCTGCATCGAGATCGTCCCGCCGGTCCGCTCGAACAGCGCGCCGAACATGCCCGAGATCGCGTCCCAGCCGCGGTAGGTCCCGGCGAGCGCGGAGGTGCCGGCGTTGGTCCACACGGCGTCGTCGGTCATGGTCGCGCGGATCGTGTCGAGGTCGCCGCGCCCGAAGGCCGCGAAGCCGTCTCGGAGCACCTTCGCGTTCGGGTGCTCGGTCGTGGTGACGCTGAGGTCCTTCGCGGTGCGGGTGGTCGGCATCGTTGCCTCCAGGGAGGTTCCGGGTCGCGGCGCGGGCCGTCGCGGCCTCCACCCGCGACCGTC includes:
- a CDS encoding nuclear transport factor 2 family protein, whose translation is MPTTRTAKDLSVTTTEHPNAKVLRDGFAAFGRGDLDTIRATMTDDAVWTNAGTSALAGTYRGWDAISGMFGALFERTGGTISMQVVSVLADDAHACAIYDSTSTIAGQTQTNRFVLVQEMTPDGKARATQTLAYDQAAADAHLTR